One stretch of Ornithinimicrobium ciconiae DNA includes these proteins:
- a CDS encoding recombinase family protein has translation MRVVTYARVSTQEQVEHGTSLEDQRKRLAARAVADGHQHVQHFEDGGLSGGSMNRPGLTELRSLVARGGVDAVLATKMDRVARSVRDLVNLLEELAGNGCAVAFIDEGIDTSTAAGTMHSQILSAVAQFERNRISERTRSGRRAAAEAGRFVGSTPPYGYRVTGGHGDRHLVVEETQARAIRLIYRRLVVERVQAKHVAAELNESRLPPALKDTWDAATLRRWAKDEGHIRNAAGTWTFDGVDVPIPPILTPTEAAVWRAWSSESRSNFPARAPQTYLLSDFVRMPCGRRAMGRTVTGQEPTYSCRDRLTAGVPGHLDCKNLHAPTLESTVIHEVRARLLQPAVLRAAVSGASRGVSAGTQLVQLQQELDSLDDSIAEEMALLRESGLRRESVARVLRPLKDQQEGLQAKARALRRRLAEEAAGPGPRQIREAVDQLSAGLATDEPALWRQVLDTLNVVVHIVEHVECDECGGSGYLALPPGQGRRWAQRCPGCLRGKVPVLEIEMDDVVALAVADGLQEVG, from the coding sequence GTGAGGGTCGTAACGTACGCCCGGGTCTCGACGCAGGAGCAGGTCGAGCACGGCACCTCGCTGGAGGACCAGCGCAAACGTCTCGCGGCACGGGCAGTCGCGGACGGCCACCAGCACGTCCAGCACTTCGAGGACGGTGGCCTGAGCGGAGGGTCGATGAATCGCCCCGGACTGACGGAGTTGCGGTCACTCGTCGCCAGGGGTGGGGTCGACGCAGTACTCGCCACCAAGATGGACCGAGTGGCGAGGAGCGTCCGCGACCTCGTGAACCTGCTCGAGGAACTCGCCGGGAACGGCTGCGCGGTAGCGTTCATCGACGAGGGCATCGACACATCGACCGCGGCCGGAACGATGCACTCACAAATCCTGTCCGCGGTCGCGCAGTTCGAACGGAACCGTATCTCCGAGCGAACACGGTCAGGTCGACGTGCTGCGGCGGAGGCAGGCCGGTTCGTCGGGTCGACGCCGCCGTACGGCTACCGGGTCACGGGCGGTCACGGTGACCGGCACCTGGTAGTCGAGGAAACCCAGGCGCGGGCCATCCGACTCATCTACCGACGCCTGGTCGTCGAGCGGGTGCAGGCCAAGCACGTGGCCGCCGAGCTGAACGAGTCCCGGCTGCCCCCCGCGCTGAAGGACACATGGGACGCGGCCACATTGCGCCGTTGGGCGAAGGACGAGGGCCACATCCGCAACGCCGCCGGAACGTGGACGTTCGATGGTGTCGACGTTCCGATTCCCCCCATCCTCACACCCACCGAGGCGGCTGTGTGGCGGGCCTGGTCCTCCGAGTCTCGCTCGAACTTCCCCGCCCGCGCTCCCCAGACGTACCTCCTGAGCGACTTCGTCCGGATGCCGTGTGGCCGGCGTGCGATGGGGCGGACCGTCACGGGGCAGGAGCCGACGTACAGCTGCAGGGACCGGCTGACCGCAGGCGTGCCGGGCCACCTCGACTGCAAAAATCTGCACGCACCGACACTGGAAAGCACCGTCATCCACGAGGTGCGAGCACGCCTGCTCCAGCCTGCGGTTCTGCGAGCTGCGGTCTCCGGGGCCAGCCGTGGCGTCTCAGCCGGTACCCAGCTGGTGCAGCTGCAACAAGAGCTGGACTCGCTCGACGACAGCATTGCGGAGGAGATGGCTCTCCTGCGCGAGTCGGGTCTGCGTCGGGAGTCGGTGGCTCGTGTCCTCAGACCGCTCAAGGACCAGCAAGAGGGGCTGCAAGCCAAGGCGCGTGCCCTGAGACGCCGTCTGGCGGAGGAGGCTGCGGGCCCGGGGCCGAGGCAGATTCGCGAAGCGGTAGACCAGTTGAGTGCGGGCCTCGCCACTGACGAGCCGGCCCTCTGGCGTCAGGTACTCGACACGTTGAACGTCGTCGTCCACATCGTGGAGCACGTCGAGTGCGACGAGTGCGGCGGCAGCGGCTACCTGGCGCTGCCTCCAGGACAGGGACGCCGCTGGGCACAACGGTGTCCCGGTTGTCTCCGGGGGAAGGTGCCGGTACTGGAGATTGAGATGGACGACGTCGTGGCCCTGGCGGTCGCTGACGGGCTGCAGGAGGTCGGCTAG
- a CDS encoding TadE family type IV pilus minor pilin produces MVTAELAIVIPALVAVLALCLSGLGLAVDQMRCVDAARIAVRAAARGEPSGIVEQIARQAAPPGADVEVSVDEDRAVVAVTAPGRTRYLPGLPRGHARVEAALEPAARMGSP; encoded by the coding sequence ATGGTGACCGCCGAGCTGGCCATCGTCATCCCAGCCCTGGTGGCGGTGCTCGCGCTGTGCCTGAGCGGTCTCGGTCTGGCTGTTGACCAGATGCGGTGCGTCGATGCGGCGCGGATCGCGGTGCGTGCCGCAGCACGTGGGGAGCCTTCAGGCATCGTCGAGCAGATCGCCCGCCAGGCCGCGCCCCCAGGTGCGGACGTCGAGGTGAGCGTCGACGAGGACAGGGCGGTCGTCGCCGTGACAGCACCGGGCCGGACCCGATACCTACCCGGGCTGCCGCGCGGCCACGCGCGCGTCGAGGCGGCCCTTGAGCCCGCTGCGCGTATGGGATCGCCATGA
- a CDS encoding DUF4244 domain-containing protein has product MAACAFAAVMLAIVQSGGIESLVTKVIKAALSVSL; this is encoded by the coding sequence ATTGCAGCCTGCGCGTTTGCCGCCGTGATGCTGGCGATCGTGCAGTCCGGCGGGATCGAGTCGCTGGTGACCAAGGTCATCAAGGCAGCACTCTCGGTCTCGCTGTGA
- a CDS encoding Rv3654c family TadE-like protein: MTSRERDRDRERGSATVLGLGVILVLVTLLAALLVLGVALRASLQARAGADSAALAGAAVLLEGGTAESACAAAGELARANNATLTGCSAGGESETVSAVLRVEVTVPALGGAEARAVARAGAVPAPST; the protein is encoded by the coding sequence ATGACGTCCCGGGAGCGGGATCGGGATCGGGAGCGGGGCTCAGCGACCGTGTTGGGCCTCGGAGTCATCCTGGTCCTGGTGACCCTGCTGGCGGCGCTGCTCGTGCTGGGGGTCGCACTCCGCGCGAGCCTGCAGGCCCGCGCTGGTGCCGACTCCGCGGCCCTGGCCGGCGCCGCAGTGCTCCTCGAGGGCGGCACCGCTGAGTCAGCCTGTGCAGCGGCAGGGGAGCTCGCACGCGCCAACAACGCAACGCTCACGGGGTGCTCAGCCGGTGGTGAGAGCGAGACCGTCAGCGCCGTCCTCCGTGTGGAGGTCACGGTGCCAGCCCTCGGCGGTGCCGAGGCACGGGCCGTGGCGCGAGCGGGAGCAGTGCCCGCCCCCAGCACGTGA